The Polyangium mundeleinium genome contains the following window.
GTCGGCGACGACGTGCACGCTGGTGCCACGCGTGGCGAGCTCGCGCACGGTCTGCATGACGCAGACGTGCGTCTCCATGCCGAGGACGATCGCGGTGCGCGGCGCGCCGATCGAGGCCCACGCGCGTTCGAAGCCACGCTCGTCACACGCGGAGAAGTCGATCTTCTCGACGACGGGCGCGTTCATGGCGCGGAGCTTGTCGCCGATCGGGGCGATCGTGCGGCCGAGGCCCGCGGGATACTGCTCGGTGCCAAGCACGCGCGCGCCGAGCAGATCGGCCGCTTCGAGGAGCACCGTGGCGGCGCGGACGAGGTCCTTCATGCGGTCCTCGGGCATCGCCGCGGCGAGTTTGTCCTGCACGTCGACGACGAGCACCACGCTCGCCTTGGGATCGAGCCGTCGCATCGTTTGTCCTCCAATGGGTCAGCGAGAGAGCCGGAAGCTCCTCAAGAATTTGACGAGGTCGCTGCGCGCGTCGAAGCGCAGGAGCGCGCGGGCGACGAGGGCGCCTTCTTCGGTTTTGATGGCGCCGGGGAGCACGGTCATCGATTCGAGCAGCTCCGTGATCGAGACGTCCTTCTGGCCTTCGAAGACGTAGGGTTTATCGTCGTCGCCCTGGAAGTGGAACGCGTAGGGGAGCGTGCCCGTGCGGAGGAGATCCATGCCGAGGGTGCCGCGGAGGTAGCGGTGATCCGCGAGGCCCGGGGCGTCGATCGCGCCCTCGATCTCGACCTCGGGGCGGCGAAGGAACCGGAGGAGCGGCGCGCTGCGGGCGCGGATCGTGAACGAGAGAGGTCGCTCGACATGCGGCTCGTCCACGCGGTGGTAGCTGCCCGCCATCGTCTCGCGAAACTCGAAGCCGCTCACGGCTCGTGGCCTTCCGCGGGCTTGGATTTGGGAGCGGGGAGAGGAGGGCCGGACGTCTTTTCGTCGAAGTCGTTGGAGGGCAAAACGAGTCGCTCGACGCGGGTACCGTTCGCGAGCGATTCGACGAGCTCGGGGACGTCCTCCATCGTGACGCGGCCGTAGAAGTAGCCGTCGGGCTCGACGGCGATGACCGGGCCCGCCCAGCAGACGTCGAGGCAGCTCGACGTGCAGGCGCGCACCTCGGTCTTCGCGAGGCCTCGGTCCTTGAGTGCGTCCTTGAGGGCCGCGTGGATCTCGACGGCGCCGCGCTGCGCGCACGAGCCCTTGGGGGTGCCGTCGGGGCGGCGGTTCACGCAGACGAAGAGGTAACGCTTACGCTGAGACACGACGCGAGCCTTACGCCGGGGCTTCCGGCGGTCAAGTCAGGGGGTCGTGACGAGGACGGAGAGGCCGTAGTAGCTCGGATCCGAGGCGCGGCCGCCCGCCGTGACGCGCACGAAGTACGTGCCAGCCGCGACGTTCTCCGCCTTGGCGAGCGAGCAGTAGCCGAGGGCGTCGTCGTTCATGACGAGCTCTTTGCCCGTGGCGTCGAAGATCGTGACGATCGTGTCGAGCGTGCTCATCGCGCAGCCGCCGAGGCCGGCGTCGTTGGTCTGCGCGGTGATCGTGGCGCCGTTCGTCGCGACCTGGACAGAGACGTAGTCGGCGTCCGCGACGGGCGAGAGGATCGCCTGCCAGCCGCTCGTGACGGGGTCCGCCTGGGCGATCGTGTCGTTCGGTTCGCTCTCGTGGATCTCGAGCATGCAGGTCGGGCTGCATCCATCCCCCGCGGTCGTGCCGCCGTCGTCGCACTGCTCGCCGGGCGTGCGCACGCCGTCGCCGCAGGTGTTGGTGAACGTGTCGATCACGAGACGGTAGGGGAAGGTCGCGTTCGGGACGGCGGGCGCGGCCGTGACACGTGCGTAGTACAGGCCTGCGTCGGCGAGGGAGAACGTGGCGCGCGAGCAGTAGCCTTCACCCGCGTCGTCGTCGCTCGCGAGCACGGTGGCGCCGTTCGAGCCGAGGATCTCGACGAAGGTGTCGAGCTCGGATTTCGCGCACGCGCCGTCGCCGGTGTCGCGGGTCTCGACGACGAGGCTCGCGGCCGCGGGGAGGTTGAACGAGACGACGTCGACGTCGCCGGCCGGCGCGATTTGCGCGCCCCACGGCGAGCTCCACGCGTTCGCCTGGGCGGCCGTGGCGTTCGGCTCGGTCTCGCTCGTGACGAGCTTGCAGTTCGCGTCGCAGAGGTCGGCGCCGTCGGGGTTTCCGTCGTCGCACTCCTCGCCGATCTCGGGGTTCAAGTTGCCGTCGCCGCAGACGGGCGCGGGAGGGCTGCCGCCGATGCCGCCGATGCCGCCCGTGCCACCTTGTCCGCCTTGTCCGCCGATGCCGCCGGCGCCGCCTTGCCCACCCGCGCCTCCTTGTCCGCCGCTGCCGGAGGAGCTCGACGTGGTGGTGGTCGGGCGCGGCGGGAGCTTGTCTTCGCCGCACGCGACGAGCGTGAGACCGAAGAGCACGGCGAGGGGCCCGAGGCGCGAGGTCATTCGCTGTCGACGCACGAGTAGGTGATCTCCCAGCCGTTGAGGGTCGGCGCGGCGCCCTTGTTGGTCGTCGGGTTGAACGTGGCGGAGAACTCGAGGAACGACTGCCGCGCGCCGGGCGTGCCGAGCGTCTTGTACATGTCGATCGGGCACGGCGAGGGGCCAGCCATGGTGCAGAGCTGCGTGTCGACGGGCGAGGCCTTGGCCGTCGCGAGCGAGGTGAACGCGCCCGAGAGGCCGGCCGCCGTGTCCGCGGTGCGCGCGCTGAAGGCGAGGTTCGAGTCGCCGGGCGTGACGCTGTCGTAGGCGAAGTAGCCCCACTGCACCTTGGTCCCCGTGGGGCACTTGGCCTCGTAGACGTGCGTGAACGTCGCGGGGGTGTACGCGCCGGGGCAGCCGAGCTCGACGTCGATCGTCGCGCCGGCCGAGTTGAGCACCGTTTGGCACGTGGTCGGGCAGAGGAAGATCTTCTTCGGATTCTGCGGGGTGTCGTAGTACCAGCCCGTGCCGCACGCGGCCTGGTTCAGGACCTTGGGGAAGGCCACGGCCGCGCCGGCTGCGGGCATGAACGTGACCGTCGCGGCCGTCGGATCGAAGAGGCCCGCGTTCGGGAGATCGAACTCGCACGCGACGACGTCGCCTTTGATCTCGAGCAACGCGGAGAGCATCTGCTGCTGCGCGTCGCCCTGGTCGGTGACGAAGAACGCGGTGGAGGTGCCGCCCTTCTGCGCGATGAGGTTCATCAGCGAGACGTTCGCGTCCTGGATGCCGATCGCGTAGGTGAGCACGCCAGCGTTGGTGTACGCGTCCTCGGCGTAGGCCGCGATCGTGGTCGCGTCGCTGCCGCAGGAGTTCGGGTAGCCGTCGGTGACGAAGACGACGACAGTCTGCTGGTTCGGGTTCGCGAGCTGGTAGGCCTTGGCCCACTTCTCGGCGCCGGCGAGCGCGGGCAGGAGCGGCGTGTCGGCGGCGGGCGTGGTGTTGTTGATCTCGGTGATGAGCTTCTGCTCTTGCGTGTCGGTCGGCGCAGCCGCGGTCGTGAGCTTGCCGAGCGTGACGAGCGGGACCGCGCACGCGTCGATGCTGCAGTTCGTGTCGTCGCAGCCGGTGACGGGCTTGTAGTGCTCCCAGAAGCGGAGCGCGACGCCGATGCCGGCCGAGGCCGGGTCCTGGAAGAACGCCTTCAGCGCGCCCGTGGTCTTGCCCCAGCGGTCGTTCGTGGTCATCGAGCCCGAGCGGTCGAACTGGACGAACATGTTCACGGGGCGGATGGTCCGGCTCGTGACGGAGGAGCAATCGGGCGCCTCGCAGGCGTTGCCGCCGCTCGAGAGCGACCAGTTGTTCTCGCAGAAGCACTCGGTGACGTAGGGGTTTGCCGCCGTCTTCTTCGGCGGGTTGATCATGATCTCGCGGTTGCCGTTCCCGATGCCGCAGGCGTTCGCGTCGACGTTGATGCACTTGCCAGGCGGGATGGGCTCCTGCGTGAGGCACTCCATCATGGTGGGGAGTGTCTGGTCGGGCGCGCACTTCGGGTACTGCTGCGAGTTCGCCGGGAAGTGCACGAGACGGATGCCCGTGGGGGCCGCGGTTTTTCCGTGGTTGCAGACGGGCACGACGCCGTTGCACGGGACGCCGACGGCGAGGTCGACCCCGGCGCAGTTCGGGTCGGTCTCGCCGGGCAGCCACGGCGTGCACACGCCCTTCGCGGGGCAGGTCTCGTTGCAGAGCGTCTTGACCTTGTCGACGCAGAGGTTGTCCCACTTCGTCGTGCAGCAGGAGGGGCTCGCCTGGCAGATCGTCGCGACGCACGGGTCACAAGCGGCGCTCAGCGCGGCGCCCGAGTAGCACTTGTTATGCGAGCAGGGCGGGTCGGTTTTGCACTCGGCGCCGCAGAGGCTGTAGACCTTGTCGACGCAGCTCGGCGTCCAGTTCCCTTGCACGCCGGCGCAGCTCTTCGGGCAAGCGACGGCGAAGGCGTCCACGCAAGCCTGCGTCCACGTGCCCGTGCAGCAGGTCGGGTTCGCCGTGCAGACCGTGTTCACGCAGGTGCTGCACGTCTTCTTCAAGCCGACGCCCGTGACGCACGGGTCGTGCGCGCAGGTGCCGGCGTACGGGATGAGGCAGCAGGTCGGATCCGCGGTGCAGATCGACTTCACGCACGGATCACAGTCGGGGTAGAGCCCTTCGCCGACGGAGCACTTGTGGTGCGAGCACGTGTTCGAGCTCGGGCTCTCGC
Protein-coding sequences here:
- a CDS encoding isochorismatase family protein: MRRLDPKASVVLVVDVQDKLAAAMPEDRMKDLVRAATVLLEAADLLGARVLGTEQYPAGLGRTIAPIGDKLRAMNAPVVEKIDFSACDERGFERAWASIGAPRTAIVLGMETHVCVMQTVRELATRGTSVHVVADGVASRRDDHRAIGLDLCRNAGATITTMETVVFDWLGRAGTDAFKKLSKLIR
- a CDS encoding vWA domain-containing protein — encoded protein: MARASGRSTGMLEKNGSARAGSRAAFRATLALAMLVLAPFAVVFAACSAEPPLGARPGEGGSGGSGGSGGSGAGPSMGPCVDGQVRDCHLTIGEQNGILTCLDGTQACVEGTWAPCAEGTISSRIAPPKAKIHETSARPDDGDIIILNHVASACVNNPCDPSCQVFDEQPDAGVTPDAGASVYDWQNGDLSDFPNGLVNKGLKEPCAQASDCQFNMQCESPSSNTCSHHKCSVGEGLYPDCDPCVKSICTADPTCCLIPYAGTCAHDPCVTGVGLKKTCSTCVNTVCTANPTCCTGTWTQACVDAFAVACPKSCAGVQGNWTPSCVDKVYSLCGAECKTDPPCSHNKCYSGAALSAACDPCVATICQASPSCCTTKWDNLCVDKVKTLCNETCPAKGVCTPWLPGETDPNCAGVDLAVGVPCNGVVPVCNHGKTAAPTGIRLVHFPANSQQYPKCAPDQTLPTMMECLTQEPIPPGKCINVDANACGIGNGNREIMINPPKKTAANPYVTECFCENNWSLSSGGNACEAPDCSSVTSRTIRPVNMFVQFDRSGSMTTNDRWGKTTGALKAFFQDPASAGIGVALRFWEHYKPVTGCDDTNCSIDACAVPLVTLGKLTTAAAPTDTQEQKLITEINNTTPAADTPLLPALAGAEKWAKAYQLANPNQQTVVVFVTDGYPNSCGSDATTIAAYAEDAYTNAGVLTYAIGIQDANVSLMNLIAQKGGTSTAFFVTDQGDAQQQMLSALLEIKGDVVACEFDLPNAGLFDPTAATVTFMPAAGAAVAFPKVLNQAACGTGWYYDTPQNPKKIFLCPTTCQTVLNSAGATIDVELGCPGAYTPATFTHVYEAKCPTGTKVQWGYFAYDSVTPGDSNLAFSARTADTAAGLSGAFTSLATAKASPVDTQLCTMAGPSPCPIDMYKTLGTPGARQSFLEFSATFNPTTNKGAAPTLNGWEITYSCVDSE
- a CDS encoding pre-peptidase C-terminal domain-containing protein codes for the protein MRRQRMTSRLGPLAVLFGLTLVACGEDKLPPRPTTTTSSSSGSGGQGGAGGQGGAGGIGGQGGQGGTGGIGGIGGSPPAPVCGDGNLNPEIGEECDDGNPDGADLCDANCKLVTSETEPNATAAQANAWSSPWGAQIAPAGDVDVVSFNLPAAASLVVETRDTGDGACAKSELDTFVEILGSNGATVLASDDDAGEGYCSRATFSLADAGLYYARVTAAPAVPNATFPYRLVIDTFTNTCGDGVRTPGEQCDDGGTTAGDGCSPTCMLEIHESEPNDTIAQADPVTSGWQAILSPVADADYVSVQVATNGATITAQTNDAGLGGCAMSTLDTIVTIFDATGKELVMNDDALGYCSLAKAENVAAGTYFVRVTAGGRASDPSYYGLSVLVTTP
- a CDS encoding (2Fe-2S) ferredoxin domain-containing protein; translated protein: MSQRKRYLFVCVNRRPDGTPKGSCAQRGAVEIHAALKDALKDRGLAKTEVRACTSSCLDVCWAGPVIAVEPDGYFYGRVTMEDVPELVESLANGTRVERLVLPSNDFDEKTSGPPLPAPKSKPAEGHEP